From a single Lactococcus allomyrinae genomic region:
- a CDS encoding 5-methyltetrahydropteroyltriglutamate--homocysteine methyltransferase: MMSKHFAIVGSLLRPADLLAIKDELQGRTDITYPFYDAISNYAEVEEKATKVIVEEQKVHGLSVISDGEFSKSLWHTDFVWGLGGVERYVAEHGYYFRDFDGESRYETRKDIGVRIVGKLSGKNHHFISIFKRLKTLAGENQTVKLCVPSPSHIFGELSWSDNVGIGAVYENTDDLRKDLVQAYKDFVSEYADNGGEILQFDDCLWEIFAEDNPNSPFTGQAIDQNTAALELAQIFIEINNEVIDYAHDLGLTVWTHNCRGNYASRNMGAGSYDKIADLFLKNFKYDRFFLEWDDERAGSLKALEVFKNRDTEVVLGLLSSKTPKLDDELRVKKLLEEAAQILPKERLYLSHQCGFASCDNGNELTQKEQWAKIEQGQHLAEEFWNE; the protein is encoded by the coding sequence ATTATGTCAAAACATTTTGCAATTGTCGGGAGTTTACTTCGTCCAGCGGATTTGCTTGCGATAAAAGATGAGCTTCAAGGGCGTACAGATATTACTTATCCATTTTATGATGCTATTTCTAATTATGCTGAAGTTGAGGAAAAAGCTACGAAAGTGATTGTTGAGGAACAAAAAGTGCATGGACTTTCTGTTATTTCTGATGGGGAGTTTTCAAAATCACTTTGGCATACAGATTTTGTTTGGGGACTAGGTGGCGTTGAGCGCTATGTTGCTGAGCATGGTTATTATTTCCGTGATTTTGACGGTGAGAGCAGATATGAAACACGTAAAGATATTGGTGTACGCATTGTCGGAAAGTTATCAGGTAAAAACCACCATTTTATTAGTATTTTTAAGCGATTAAAAACTTTAGCTGGAGAAAACCAGACGGTGAAACTTTGCGTTCCATCTCCTTCGCATATTTTCGGAGAATTATCTTGGTCGGATAATGTTGGAATTGGTGCTGTTTATGAAAATACAGATGACTTGCGGAAAGATTTGGTTCAAGCTTATAAGGATTTTGTGAGTGAATATGCAGATAATGGTGGAGAGATTTTGCAATTTGATGATTGTCTTTGGGAAATTTTCGCAGAAGATAACCCAAATTCACCATTTACAGGGCAAGCGATTGACCAAAATACTGCAGCACTAGAATTAGCCCAAATATTTATTGAAATAAACAATGAGGTAATTGATTATGCACATGATTTGGGCTTGACAGTGTGGACACATAACTGTCGTGGAAATTATGCAAGCAGAAATATGGGTGCGGGTTCTTATGATAAAATCGCAGATTTATTTTTAAAGAATTTTAAGTATGATCGTTTCTTTCTTGAGTGGGATGATGAACGCGCAGGCTCTTTAAAAGCGCTAGAAGTGTTTAAAAATCGGGATACTGAGGTGGTTCTGGGGCTTTTGTCAAGTAAAACACCAAAATTGGATGATGAACTGCGTGTGAAAAAATTGTTAGAGGAAGCGGCACAGATTTTACCAAAAGAAAGGCTCTATCTTTCACATCAATGTGGTTTTGCTTCATGCGATAATGGGAATGAGCTTACTCAAAAAGAACAATGGGCAAAAATTGAGCAAGGTCAACATTTGGCAGAAGAATTTTGGAATGAGTAA
- a CDS encoding LysR family transcriptional regulator, which yields MSFSLQQLKYFTEIARIGSINQAAEALYITQPSLSKSMKDLEETVGSTLFKRTSKGISLTQDGTEFLGYARQVLEQSDLLESRWLNKQPSRRLCAISTQHYAFAVNAFVNMVKKTESSEYEYTLREARTYEIIEDVKALRSELGVLYKNNYNGQVIDKILRENRLVFHPLFVAKPHVFVSSTNPLANREFVTLEDLEGYPRLSYEQGEHNSFYFSEEILSTIYAKKDIKVGDRATIFNLMIGLNGYTISTGIVSSDLNGDNIISIPLAVEDQIEIGWISQKSALLSLQAQLYLDELKTVVAPYDVELHDDI from the coding sequence ACTTAAATATTTTACAGAAATCGCACGCATTGGTTCGATAAATCAGGCTGCGGAAGCATTGTATATTACACAGCCAAGCTTATCGAAATCAATGAAAGACCTTGAGGAAACAGTAGGAAGCACGCTTTTTAAAAGGACAAGCAAAGGGATTTCTTTGACACAAGATGGCACTGAATTTTTGGGATATGCTAGACAAGTCCTAGAGCAATCTGATTTATTAGAATCTCGTTGGCTTAATAAACAACCTTCACGTAGACTTTGTGCCATTTCTACTCAACACTATGCTTTTGCGGTAAATGCTTTTGTCAATATGGTAAAGAAAACGGAAAGCAGTGAATATGAATATACTTTGCGCGAAGCACGGACTTATGAGATTATCGAAGATGTGAAGGCACTGCGCTCAGAGTTGGGTGTGCTTTATAAAAATAATTATAATGGGCAGGTGATTGATAAAATCCTTCGAGAAAATCGGCTCGTTTTCCACCCTTTATTTGTTGCAAAACCCCATGTTTTTGTGAGTTCGACCAATCCGTTAGCCAATCGGGAGTTTGTGACTTTAGAGGATTTAGAGGGGTATCCACGTTTGTCTTATGAACAAGGCGAGCATAATTCTTTTTATTTTTCTGAGGAGATTTTGAGTACGATTTATGCGAAAAAGGATATTAAAGTTGGAGACCGTGCAACGATTTTTAACTTAATGATTGGCTTAAATGGTTATACCATTTCAACCGGAATTGTGAGTAGTGATTTGAATGGAGATAATATCATCTCCATTCCTCTTGCTGTTGAGGATCAGATTGAAATCGGCTGGATTTCACAAAAATCTGCGCTTTTGAGCCTTCAAGCCCAACTCTACTTAGATGAGTTAAAGACTGTGGTTGCACCGTATGATGTGGAGTTGCATGATGATATATAG